The DNA region TCACGATGAACCTCACAAAACTTGAGTAAGGTGGATACATCAGTTTTGCAATGGATGCCTTAGGAGTTTGTAAAACAGATCTTTCATGAGAAAAAGTTTTAAACCCAAAAAGTCCGTGATAACTACCATGTCCAGAATGATTCACTCCACCAAATGGAAGATTTGAATTTACCAAGTGAAGGATAACGTCATTGATAACGGTTCCACCAGAACTTGTTCTTTTGATCACATATTTGGATGTACTTCTTTTTTTGGTGAAAATATACAACGCCAATGGTTTTGGCCTCTCATTGATGATCTGGATGGCTTCATCCAAAGTTTTGTAAGTCACAATTGGAAGGAGTGGTCCAAAAATTTCATCTTCCATAATACGCGAGTCTAAAGAAACGTTTGTAAGGATGGTTGGTGAAATGAAATTATCAGAACTTCTTACTTCTCCACCATAGGCAATTTTTGCACCTTTTTTCACTGCATCATCAACATAAGAAGATACTCTACTGAAATTTTTAGCGTTTACGATACGGCAAAAGTCGGGACTAGAGGAAAAATTTTCTGGTTTGGATTTAAAGAAACTTTCTGTTGTTTCCTTGGCATTTTTAACAAACTCTTCTACTTTTGACTCTGGAATCAAAAGGTAATCAGGTGCCACACAAGTTTGTCCTGCATTTAGAAATTTTCCCCACATAATTCTTTCGGCAGCTACCTTTAGATCAGCATCTTCTGCAACGATAGATGGCGACTTACCACCTAATTCTAACGTAACACTAGTAAGGTTTTTTGCAGCAGCAGTCATAACAATTTTACCAACTGGAGTGGAACCAGTAAAAAAGATATGATCAAAAGGAACTTCGAGTAATGCCGTAGCAACAGATACATCCCCTTCAAAAACTGCCACTTCGTCTTCCGCAAAAATCTCACTTAACATTGCCTTAATGACATCGGCAGTGTGCGGTGTGAACTCTGACGGTTTTAACATAATGGTATTTCCAGCAGCAATCGCAGCTGCTAGTGGAGCAATTGCTAGGTGGAAAGGATAATTCCATGGAGCAATGATGAGGCAAACACCCTTTGGTTCATATACGATGCGACTTGTAGCTCCAAGTAAAGTGGGAGGTGTCATCACATTTTTGGGGCGCATCCAATGTTTCACATGGCGGATGGCATCATTGATTTCTGCAATGGTAGGGAGGATTTCAGTAATGTCCACTTCTCCGGCTGATTTTTTAAAATCGGAATGCAGAGCCGTTTGGATTTCTTTTTGGTATTTGAGGACAACTGCTTTTAGTTGTTTGAGTTTTGCGATTCTTGTTTTGAAATTCGACAAACGAAGTTCCAAAGCCTTTTTCTTTTGCGCCTTGAAAATACGATCGATATCGGATGGAGTAAAACTTTTTGTTTGGATCACAGCCTTTCCCGAAGTTGGGGCTTGTGTTAGAGTGGCTTGGGTCATGGGAATCTCCGTATTACTGACTCTCGTTCATTTAGAGAGGAAGTTCAAGAACTTTTTCAAGGAAACGGGGCGAATCTATGTCTTTTTTATGCCAAAAACCCCTTACCAAACCCTGGAGGAGGCCCATTTTGTGCGTAAACTTCCGTTCGTTCTAAATACAACTTTGCGGCCTTGTCGGAAGGGTCGATTTCGAGGACAGAACGAAAACCCACACCCGCTTTTACAAACTCCCCATCCCAAAACAAATTCACACTTTCCTCAAATTGTTCTTTGGTTTTTAATTTTAGATCAAATGACTCTTCCACACCTTCCACTAACACTTGAGCAATCCCAATTAACTTTTGTTTGGCGGGTATTTTAATGAAATCCAAAATTCTATGCGGATAGGAATCTGGATGTTGTAATTCAAGTAACGCATCTAAACTTATAATGATTTTGGCACCATATTTTTTTGTCATTGATTCCAAAGAGTTAGCAACTCCCATAGAGTCAGACAAAACCGCAGATTCAATCCTTTGTTCTTCACCAATGATACCTAACATCAATTCACCAAAATGGATCCCTACACCGATTTGGATGTCACCTACCCGATGAGGTCTTGATTCCAAATTCCACCTTGCAATCGTTTTGTGCATTTCTATCCCTGCAGAAATTGCATCTTCAGGTTGTTTTTCGAACAAAGCAAAAATGGCATCCCCAACGTATTTTTCAATAAATCCATTGTGTGACCGGATGGTTGGTCCAACTTGACGTAAATAATCATTTAGGAATAAAAATGTTTCTTCAGGACTTAATGTTTCTGAGATTGCAGTAAAATCTCTAATATCAGAAGACAATACTGACATCTGTTTTACGATAAAATCCCCTCGTTTGACTTTTGATTTTGATTCTTTAGAAAATAATTGAATGAGTCGCAAAGGCACAAACTTCGCATATATTTTGTTAGATGACTCCAAGCGATTGTTTACTTCAATTAGTTCTGTAGTTAAAGTATCCATCGATGAATAAAACCTTGCATTTCTTCTTGCGAGCAGGATACTTTGGAACAAAAAGAAAATAAATAAAGAAAAAGGCATTAGTGGTTGGGATTGGAACCAATAATTTCCTGCCATCAAATCATGAGTGGATCCGAGCATTAGTAGAAGTGATCCATAAAAAACCAAACTACTATCCTTCTTTCTCTGACGATAGATCTTCAAAATCACATAAAAAGAACAAACACTAAAAAAGAGGATCAAAACTTGTGAAAAAATATTTGTTTTTGTAAATAGTTTTGCATCGGTCAAAACAACAAAGGAAACAAAACAAGCCGTTATACTCCAACAAGAGTATAACATCCACTTGGGAACTTCCGACCTTCCAGGAAATAAACTCTTTAAGTATCCTAAGAAAAAACAGACAAGAAGTGGTGCCGATGTATAATCCAATACCTGCATCCAATGCCATGAAAAATCAGGGAATGCATACATGATATAAAAGTTATCAAGAACTACTAATCGTAAACCAGTGAACAAACAAAACAAAGCAAAGAAAAGGGAACTTTTTTCCTCTCTTCGAAAGAAAAATACTGTGAGTTGGTATAATGCCATTGTGAGCATCGCCCCAAAAACAAATACTTCACCAGCAGAATAAATAAGAGATTGGTTTTGGATGACCTCTTTAGTCCCAATTTCAATTGGTTTCCTATACCCACCACGAGCATGATGAAAATTACTGATCACAAACAGTATTTCTTGTTCTTCGGTTTCTGGTTGGAAGGAAACGTATTGGATTTGATATTTGGGAACGGACTTAAGTTCGTCAGTACCTACCTTACCTGAACTTGCTATTTTTTGTCGATTGACATAGAGTTCGTAAGAACTAGTTGCTGGTTGGACTCGGAGGTAATACCGAATATTAATATCAGGCACCTTGAACCTTAAACGAAATACGGCAAAACCATCACCACCT from Leptospira noumeaensis includes:
- a CDS encoding aldehyde dehydrogenase family protein, producing the protein MTQATLTQAPTSGKAVIQTKSFTPSDIDRIFKAQKKKALELRLSNFKTRIAKLKQLKAVVLKYQKEIQTALHSDFKKSAGEVDITEILPTIAEINDAIRHVKHWMRPKNVMTPPTLLGATSRIVYEPKGVCLIIAPWNYPFHLAIAPLAAAIAAGNTIMLKPSEFTPHTADVIKAMLSEIFAEDEVAVFEGDVSVATALLEVPFDHIFFTGSTPVGKIVMTAAAKNLTSVTLELGGKSPSIVAEDADLKVAAERIMWGKFLNAGQTCVAPDYLLIPESKVEEFVKNAKETTESFFKSKPENFSSSPDFCRIVNAKNFSRVSSYVDDAVKKGAKIAYGGEVRSSDNFISPTILTNVSLDSRIMEDEIFGPLLPIVTYKTLDEAIQIINERPKPLALYIFTKKRSTSKYVIKRTSSGGTVINDVILHLVNSNLPFGGVNHSGHGSYHGLFGFKTFSHERSVLQTPKASIAKLMYPPYSSFVRFIVKFTTKFFV